CATTAGAAATCACTCCTTTGAAATCATGGTTGGATACTGGAGACAAACCTTTAATTATCGCAGGCCCTTGTAGTGCAGAGACAGAAGAGCAATTGGTATCTACAGCACATCTATTAGCGAATACTGGAAAAGTAAATATCTTACGTGCAGGAATCTGGAAACCACGTACTCGTCCAGGCGAATTTGAAGGTATCGGTTCCATTGGTTTGGAGTGGTTGAAGCGAGCGAAAGAAGAGACAGGTTTATTGACAGCTACAGAGGTTGCGACAGCAAAACACGTCGAAGAAGCTTTAGCAGCTGGTGTTGATGTACTTTGGGTAGGTGCACGTTCAACTGCAAATCCATTCACGGTGCAAGAAATCGCTGATGCACTACAGGGAGTAGATGTACCAGTTTTCGTAAAAAACCCTGTTAATCCAGATTTATCGTTGTGGATCGGTGCCTTGGAGCGTATCAACCGCGCTGGCATCAAAAAATTAGGTGCTATCCACCGTGGATTCTCTTCTTACGAGAAAACAGCATTCCGCAACGAGCCGATGTGGGATTTAGCCATCCAGTTAAAAACTGCTTGCCCTAATTTGCCGATCATCAATGATCCTAGCCACATCTGTGGTAACCGCGAATTGTTACCGTACATCGCACAAAAAGCAATGGATATGGACATGCAAGGTTTGATCATTGAATCACATATTGATCCTTCTGTTGCATGGACAGATGCCAAACAACAAGTTACGCCGGCAGCCTTAGCAGAGTTGATCAATCATTTGACATTACGTAAAGCTGATTCTGACAACCCATCATTTGAGGACAAATTAGCCGAATTGCGCAGCAACATTGATAAATTGGACGATTTAATTATCCAAAAAATTGGCGAGCGTATGAAAATTGCAGAGAAAATCGGTGAATACAAACGCGATAACAATGTGACGATCTTACAGGTAAACCGTTGGGATGAGATTGTTCAAAAACGCACAAAACTTGCTGAAGCAC
The window above is part of the Sphingobacterium sp. ML3W genome. Proteins encoded here:
- a CDS encoding chorismate mutase, whose translation is MKNTLEITPLKSWLDTGDKPLIIAGPCSAETEEQLVSTAHLLANTGKVNILRAGIWKPRTRPGEFEGIGSIGLEWLKRAKEETGLLTATEVATAKHVEEALAAGVDVLWVGARSTANPFTVQEIADALQGVDVPVFVKNPVNPDLSLWIGALERINRAGIKKLGAIHRGFSSYEKTAFRNEPMWDLAIQLKTACPNLPIINDPSHICGNRELLPYIAQKAMDMDMQGLIIESHIDPSVAWTDAKQQVTPAALAELINHLTLRKADSDNPSFEDKLAELRSNIDKLDDLIIQKIGERMKIAEKIGEYKRDNNVTILQVNRWDEIVQKRTKLAEALSLGNEFATKFLELIHNESIRKQNAVMNSQEQPTAEA